Proteins found in one bacterium genomic segment:
- the gcvH gene encoding glycine cleavage system protein GcvH, translating to MQMNPTNVLYTSSHEWIEADGDVRKMGVTDHAQEMLGDIVFVEMPEVGKVVKQGDELLTLESPKAAAEVYAPISGEVVEINEDLESSPDKINQSPYEDGWIVKIRPASVDEEAGDLMDAEAYEKKIEEE from the coding sequence ATGCAGATGAACCCCACAAACGTGCTCTACACAAGCTCTCACGAATGGATTGAAGCAGATGGCGACGTCCGGAAGATGGGCGTAACAGATCACGCGCAGGAAATGCTTGGCGACATCGTGTTTGTTGAGATGCCCGAGGTCGGCAAGGTCGTGAAGCAGGGCGATGAATTGTTGACGCTCGAATCGCCGAAGGCGGCCGCCGAAGTTTATGCCCCGATCAGCGGCGAAGTCGTCGAGATCAACGAGGACCTCGAGTCCTCGCCCGACAAGATCAATCAGTCGCCTTACGAAGACGGCTGGATTGTGAAGATCCGCCCGGCAAGCGTCGATGAAGAAGCCGGCGATCTGATGGACGCCGAGGCTTACGAGAAGAAGATCGAAGAGGAGTAA
- the gcvT gene encoding glycine cleavage system aminomethyltransferase GcvT has product MCALLQTPLHQCHLDLNAHMTGFGGWDMPVHYGSQLAEHEAVRNAVGMFDVSHMGQIRFLGENYLKFLALLVPGNPWRLADGGSLYTCLCKPDGGVVDDLIITRLTEKEGFTVVNAATREKDVAWMKEQRDALGFKDVEIIDESEQWAMIAVQGPDALELIEKMIGGQRWTETKAFTMFTMTLKGRPHLVSRTGYTGENGIELLCPAELAPEWWKEFLDAGVQPAGLGARDSLRLEMGYCLYGQDLDETISPVEGGIGWSVSLKKDDPFIGREVLERHKKEGAPRKSVGLKIDSRRPLRHGDEVADGEKTVGVVTSGGYSPTLGCGIAMALVETAAASNPTLQIVSRGKAIEAKVQRPPFVEVKSKPIK; this is encoded by the coding sequence ATGTGTGCTCTTCTCCAGACTCCCCTTCACCAATGTCATCTTGATCTGAACGCCCACATGACCGGCTTCGGCGGTTGGGACATGCCCGTTCACTACGGCAGCCAATTGGCCGAACACGAGGCCGTCCGCAATGCCGTCGGCATGTTCGACGTCTCGCACATGGGCCAGATCCGCTTCCTGGGCGAGAACTACCTGAAGTTTCTCGCGCTGCTCGTGCCCGGAAATCCCTGGCGCCTGGCCGATGGCGGATCGCTCTACACGTGCCTGTGCAAGCCGGACGGCGGTGTGGTGGACGACTTGATCATTACACGCCTGACCGAGAAGGAAGGCTTTACGGTCGTGAACGCGGCGACCCGCGAGAAGGACGTCGCCTGGATGAAGGAACAGCGCGATGCCCTCGGATTCAAGGACGTCGAGATCATCGACGAGAGCGAACAGTGGGCGATGATCGCCGTGCAGGGCCCCGATGCCCTGGAACTGATCGAGAAGATGATCGGGGGGCAGCGCTGGACAGAAACAAAAGCCTTCACCATGTTTACCATGACTTTGAAAGGCCGCCCTCACCTGGTTTCGCGGACCGGTTACACCGGCGAGAACGGCATCGAACTGCTCTGCCCCGCCGAGTTGGCGCCCGAATGGTGGAAGGAGTTCCTCGACGCCGGAGTTCAACCGGCCGGCCTCGGCGCACGCGACAGCTTGCGACTCGAGATGGGCTATTGCCTTTACGGCCAGGACCTGGACGAGACGATCTCGCCGGTCGAAGGCGGCATCGGATGGTCGGTCAGCCTGAAGAAGGACGATCCGTTCATCGGCCGCGAAGTTCTCGAACGCCACAAGAAGGAAGGCGCACCGCGCAAATCGGTCGGTCTGAAGATCGACTCGCGCCGTCCGCTGCGCCACGGCGATGAAGTCGCCGACGGCGAGAAGACGGTCGGCGTCGTCACATCCGGAGGCTACTCCCCCACTCTTGGTTGCGGTATCGCAATGGCGTTGGTGGAGACTGCTGCGGCCAGCAATCCGACACTGCAAATCGTGTCTCGTGGCAAAGCAATTGAGGCGAAGGTTCAACGGCCTCCGTTCGTTGAAGTGAAAAGCAAACCCATCAAGTGA
- a CDS encoding S8 family serine peptidase translates to MANWTRKAHWAEGLFILVALTILLPISAMAASTKDAPYFPGYKGEKIPLVKSDNFVALQYTSDTNRGDLYELAKIDSRALGVEPLMTLGFAKQIVMKGDRAAVEKALGTRSDLRERIVGVEPIFFFFGKEDPKMAATMTGRVMIHFEQPLSIDAREKFFAANGLTNTKRMLDDLYSAETSVSRAEIPAFSNRLAEENKSVSWVEPGIIMPVSLHSSNALAHPNDPFIDLQWHLTNNGDNTYKHRGKIDVDLDVPRTWNTMPWSETSVAGAHTVPNYGQRNPPLIVVVFDTGTDLNHEDWKINTDDPDNLLPGTSASDPVNQSVLDTRLGYDYVDQDPDPSAEFATPSDGHGTSVAGIIAAARNNGKGVSGIAPGVRIYTARIIAGDATSSNEQVAQSIIDVTDAQMSMGNHSWGFNPGLSSPTIDVALRYSWESGRFGLGMPHFCSSGNDGMELVSYPASSDYSISVGGVGDRGNRVSYSNYGEALDFVGPTLSLTGTGIVTTDLSGPPGFAGADSLDVADPFGNYTKDSYEWFSGTSASCPAITGVAALIMGVESSITVTDLVKVMSQTADRFGDARRFVGAGLSGNNGHRGLDGYDALGQLGYGMPNPYNALLKDYANTYSPAPLRLDYWLEAPKLPNFGDTIKELDIEPTFDEEEGVQLVDGSCHPANFPNLYDRIQCRKDADPYWICYGAEYGGDPETGRVRGVDTDEGFSPIEDFEYPMYVLATPYEFTEDQITNWELQDFVQDPYIPIGNLEFSDDAWEPEPPGFGAYLMSTRPSLELANTTIRFNPRGMYLPNYQYVVQNNDDEDSGGENEIDIHYAYERCLPVLIQVMVKHELGTQNASEEVGTILSENDVIEVFGDGNLLGRITGDSRTAEKPSLIPAVEKVTSNEGGGSGNEVLVASWGDIEPYRPQLPESQYYFNTYVFQMPYEYMDDESLQLEIRMTSGSSYLPVYDGDNRADAVRRDYRGFQLADIAVYQLTPKGELIQAPNQGRVGVLGTQPIMSPGNTEEIFLADDLQTVRVAQQESFTDRALISGSTVIIDDLIREPVPIFHSDTQILNMDSDYETMRILYTSNSPTGARRLYTIHSDGYDEVEIPTTEFPTFATFSQSTDRIYYTNGSQIRAIYRDGSDDTFLFDDVGADYQIGPDEFADLSGFGQLTVDYSDGVVVFTAVETVRDGAGNILTNGDGSDRVSINLYAAPTISNPVGEMARQPVKLVEWSTWERNPKFSYKENRLAFASNANSVEDPTATGMFKIYILENIEHVISGAQDPYITSLLLPRMPLSPEEAATSLEYYLGGDVPRWSTDGDLIGFIGFRQEHVDADQVVNGIGEVAWVRINACSTGGEAVPPVPPTPTPYPTPTVSPTPPPSPTPVDDNLIFEIGHYDFDSVGDGWQFISSADFDAPLAATESMDGGSYLQLTANNDSTNTFGFYTSPSNALGLFPYEASLKAEPDFYLFRGYLRRTTADATMAPGLRLRVNSRDYQHYATMESYSVGEGFAVPSADSLTPMDLLFQPPRKMFDLPSEYQTYTLAFDLLNFMPEDDPNGGYRLERVDLYRITSTDTSINVLSSVDTKMADSNSFATAEEAETQILGMWESGALPERHGVPEMTYEIVQAGPDSYRGRFMGRVVDSERPSFGFWSTIPLALSANVPASGGPYFLRMRTSVNCYGSNASSNPEIRYRISSARFSTTVTQGIVPSGSYELTPSGGQSAQHYTFFPIPGSVSGDFPILIGWDVMNFVNWPNTNSDTMFLDSIQLDVISFANYPAVDETP, encoded by the coding sequence ATGGCTAACTGGACGAGGAAAGCTCACTGGGCAGAAGGCCTGTTCATTCTGGTAGCGTTGACGATTCTGCTACCCATCTCTGCGATGGCAGCCAGCACAAAGGACGCCCCCTACTTCCCCGGCTACAAGGGAGAGAAGATCCCCCTGGTCAAGTCGGACAATTTCGTGGCGCTGCAGTATACCAGCGACACAAATCGAGGGGATCTCTATGAACTGGCCAAGATCGATTCGCGCGCACTCGGCGTCGAGCCGCTGATGACGTTGGGGTTCGCAAAGCAGATTGTCATGAAGGGCGATCGGGCCGCCGTTGAGAAGGCCCTCGGCACTCGTAGCGACCTGAGAGAGCGAATCGTCGGTGTCGAACCGATCTTCTTCTTCTTCGGCAAAGAGGACCCGAAGATGGCCGCAACGATGACCGGCCGCGTGATGATTCACTTCGAGCAGCCCTTGTCGATCGATGCGCGGGAGAAGTTCTTCGCCGCCAATGGTCTGACCAACACAAAACGAATGCTGGATGATCTCTATTCCGCGGAGACCAGTGTTTCTCGCGCAGAAATCCCAGCCTTCAGCAATCGTCTTGCGGAAGAGAACAAATCAGTCTCGTGGGTCGAGCCCGGGATCATCATGCCAGTCAGCCTGCACTCGTCCAATGCTCTGGCTCATCCCAACGATCCATTCATCGACCTTCAGTGGCACCTGACAAACAACGGCGACAACACTTACAAGCACCGTGGCAAGATCGACGTCGATCTTGATGTCCCTCGAACCTGGAACACCATGCCGTGGTCTGAGACCTCCGTCGCCGGGGCGCACACCGTCCCGAACTATGGCCAACGGAACCCGCCCCTGATCGTCGTTGTGTTTGATACCGGCACAGATCTGAATCATGAAGATTGGAAGATCAATACGGACGACCCCGACAATCTGCTGCCGGGAACGTCCGCTTCCGACCCGGTGAATCAGAGCGTTCTCGACACGCGCCTGGGATACGATTACGTCGACCAGGATCCCGATCCGAGTGCTGAGTTTGCGACTCCATCGGATGGTCATGGAACGTCTGTCGCCGGCATCATCGCGGCGGCTCGCAACAACGGCAAGGGCGTCTCGGGGATCGCGCCGGGCGTGAGAATTTATACCGCACGCATTATCGCGGGCGATGCGACTTCATCGAACGAGCAAGTCGCTCAGTCGATTATCGACGTGACCGATGCGCAGATGAGTATGGGGAATCACTCCTGGGGCTTCAACCCCGGCCTCAGTTCTCCAACAATCGACGTTGCTCTGAGGTATTCCTGGGAGAGTGGCCGATTTGGATTGGGTATGCCGCACTTCTGCTCGAGCGGCAATGATGGCATGGAATTGGTCAGCTACCCAGCGAGCAGTGACTACTCGATCTCTGTTGGTGGCGTTGGCGACCGGGGAAACCGTGTTTCGTACTCGAATTATGGCGAGGCTCTCGACTTCGTCGGGCCGACTCTTTCGCTGACGGGCACGGGCATCGTGACGACCGATCTGTCCGGCCCTCCAGGGTTTGCGGGCGCCGATTCGCTCGATGTGGCCGATCCCTTCGGAAACTACACGAAAGATTCCTACGAGTGGTTCAGCGGCACGAGCGCATCCTGTCCTGCGATCACGGGCGTCGCCGCTCTCATCATGGGTGTCGAGTCCTCCATCACTGTCACCGATCTTGTGAAGGTCATGTCGCAGACGGCTGATCGCTTCGGTGATGCACGTCGATTTGTGGGTGCAGGTTTGTCGGGCAACAATGGACATCGTGGGCTCGATGGATACGATGCCCTCGGCCAACTGGGCTACGGTATGCCGAATCCCTACAATGCGCTGTTGAAAGACTACGCGAATACGTATTCTCCCGCCCCATTGCGCCTGGATTATTGGCTGGAAGCACCGAAGCTCCCGAACTTTGGCGATACGATTAAGGAATTGGACATCGAGCCGACCTTCGATGAGGAGGAAGGCGTCCAACTGGTTGACGGCTCCTGTCACCCAGCCAACTTCCCGAATCTCTACGATCGAATTCAGTGCCGTAAAGACGCAGATCCATACTGGATCTGCTATGGCGCTGAGTATGGTGGGGATCCTGAGACTGGCAGAGTGAGAGGCGTCGACACAGATGAGGGCTTCAGCCCCATCGAGGACTTCGAGTATCCCATGTATGTCTTGGCAACACCCTATGAGTTTACTGAGGACCAGATTACGAACTGGGAATTGCAGGATTTCGTCCAGGATCCGTACATCCCGATCGGGAATCTGGAATTCTCAGACGACGCCTGGGAACCGGAGCCCCCGGGATTTGGAGCGTATCTGATGTCGACTCGGCCTTCGCTCGAACTCGCTAATACGACGATTCGCTTCAATCCCCGTGGCATGTACCTTCCAAACTACCAGTACGTCGTGCAGAACAATGATGACGAGGATTCCGGTGGCGAGAACGAAATCGATATCCACTATGCGTACGAACGCTGTCTCCCCGTCTTGATCCAGGTGATGGTCAAACACGAACTCGGGACTCAAAACGCGAGCGAAGAAGTTGGCACTATCCTGTCGGAAAACGATGTGATCGAGGTCTTTGGTGACGGCAACCTGCTGGGCAGAATCACCGGTGACTCCCGGACGGCAGAGAAGCCTTCGCTGATTCCCGCTGTAGAGAAGGTGACCTCGAACGAAGGTGGTGGCTCTGGCAACGAAGTATTGGTCGCCAGTTGGGGGGATATCGAGCCCTACAGGCCCCAGCTTCCAGAGAGTCAATACTACTTCAACACATACGTGTTCCAGATGCCTTACGAGTATATGGACGATGAATCGCTGCAGTTGGAGATTCGGATGACAAGTGGGAGTTCGTACCTGCCTGTCTACGATGGCGACAATCGCGCCGACGCAGTCCGCCGCGACTACCGAGGGTTCCAGTTGGCGGACATTGCGGTTTACCAACTGACGCCCAAGGGCGAACTCATTCAAGCCCCAAATCAGGGACGTGTCGGCGTTCTTGGCACGCAGCCCATCATGTCGCCGGGCAACACGGAGGAGATCTTCCTGGCCGATGACCTTCAGACGGTGCGGGTCGCCCAGCAGGAATCCTTCACAGATCGAGCCCTGATTAGCGGCAGTACGGTCATCATTGACGACCTGATTCGCGAACCGGTTCCGATCTTCCATTCCGATACCCAGATTCTGAATATGGACTCGGACTACGAGACCATGCGGATTCTGTACACGTCCAATTCACCGACCGGCGCTCGCCGACTCTACACCATTCACTCCGACGGATACGATGAAGTGGAGATTCCGACGACGGAATTCCCGACATTTGCTACGTTCTCGCAGTCGACGGATCGTATCTACTACACAAATGGCTCACAGATTCGGGCTATCTATCGTGACGGGTCGGACGATACGTTCCTGTTCGACGATGTCGGCGCCGACTACCAGATTGGGCCGGACGAATTTGCCGATCTCTCCGGATTCGGTCAACTGACCGTGGATTACTCGGATGGCGTCGTCGTCTTCACCGCGGTCGAAACTGTCCGCGATGGCGCGGGCAACATCCTGACCAATGGAGACGGCTCTGATCGCGTTTCGATTAACCTCTATGCGGCTCCGACGATTTCGAACCCAGTCGGCGAAATGGCCCGCCAGCCGGTGAAACTGGTCGAGTGGAGTACTTGGGAACGCAATCCGAAGTTCTCCTACAAAGAGAATCGTCTGGCATTCGCCTCGAATGCGAACTCGGTCGAGGATCCGACGGCGACTGGGATGTTCAAGATTTACATTCTTGAGAACATCGAGCACGTGATCTCTGGTGCCCAAGACCCCTACATCACGTCGTTGCTTCTGCCGCGGATGCCACTGTCGCCCGAAGAAGCCGCTACCTCCCTTGAGTACTATCTTGGTGGCGATGTGCCGCGCTGGTCTACAGACGGCGACTTAATCGGCTTCATTGGATTCCGACAAGAGCACGTCGATGCCGACCAGGTCGTGAATGGAATCGGCGAGGTCGCCTGGGTCCGTATCAACGCATGCTCGACCGGCGGCGAAGCCGTCCCGCCGGTGCCTCCGACGCCGACGCCGTATCCCACCCCGACCGTGAGCCCCACTCCCCCGCCGTCGCCGACTCCGGTGGACGACAATCTGATCTTCGAAATCGGCCACTACGATTTCGACTCGGTGGGAGACGGATGGCAGTTCATTTCCAGCGCGGACTTTGATGCGCCGCTCGCGGCCACGGAGAGCATGGACGGCGGATCCTATCTGCAGTTGACTGCCAACAACGACAGTACGAACACCTTCGGCTTCTACACTTCTCCCTCGAACGCATTGGGTCTCTTCCCATACGAAGCGAGCTTGAAGGCCGAGCCGGACTTCTACCTGTTCCGCGGCTATCTGCGCCGGACCACAGCCGATGCGACAATGGCACCGGGCCTGCGTCTGCGCGTCAATTCCCGCGACTACCAGCACTACGCGACGATGGAATCCTACAGCGTCGGCGAAGGCTTTGCCGTCCCAAGCGCAGACTCGCTGACCCCGATGGATCTGCTGTTCCAGCCTCCGCGAAAGATGTTCGACCTGCCGTCCGAGTACCAGACTTACACGCTCGCCTTCGACCTGCTGAACTTCATGCCAGAGGACGATCCGAACGGTGGCTATCGCCTCGAGCGCGTGGATCTGTACCGTATCACCTCGACCGATACATCGATTAATGTCCTGAGTTCTGTGGACACGAAGATGGCAGACTCGAATTCGTTCGCGACGGCCGAGGAAGCGGAGACTCAAATCCTCGGTATGTGGGAATCGGGTGCACTGCCCGAACGTCACGGCGTGCCCGAGATGACTTACGAGATCGTCCAGGCCGGACCGGACAGCTATCGTGGCCGCTTCATGGGTCGCGTCGTCGACAGCGAGAGGCCCAGCTTCGGATTCTGGTCGACGATCCCGCTGGCGCTATCTGCCAACGTGCCTGCCTCCGGAGGCCCCTACTTCCTGCGCATGCGCACCAGCGTGAACTGCTACGGCTCGAATGCCTCCTCGAACCCGGAGATTCGCTACCGCATCTCCTCGGCCCGGTTCAGCACGACCGTGACGCAGGGCATCGTTCCCTCCGGCTCGTACGAGTTGACCCCATCCGGCGGTCAATCGGCCCAGCACTACACGTTCTTCCCGATCCCGGGGAGTGTCTCTGGAGACTTCCCGATCCTGATCGGCTGGGACGTGATGAACTTCGTCAATTGGCCGAATACAAACTCGGACACGATGTTCCTGGATTCGATCCAACTGGACGTCATCTCCTTCGCCAATTATCCGGCGGTGGACGAGACACCCTGA
- the gcvPB gene encoding aminomethyl-transferring glycine dehydrogenase subunit GcvPB: MTQILPMIDERSRAGRRGSSLPVADEATRRAAREAIPERHKRKKSAVLPEVSELDAVRHFTRLSQRNFSIDGQFYPLGSCTMKYNPKVNDQVASLAGFQGLHPLQIADDCQGTLRLMFELQELLKRILGMADVTLTPAAGAQGEYTGMAIIKEYHRRNGNLDRDIVLVPDSAHGTNPASAALAGFKVRTVKSNAEGRVDLDSLRESLDDKVAAIMLTNPNTCGVFEQDILEIAKLVHEAGGLLYYDGANLNAIVGRVRPGDMGFDVVHINLHKTFSTPHGGGGPGSGAVGVAPLLSAYLPDPHVERCEDGTFALSDSDREHSIGRMLAFHGNTGVLLRALAYILAQGGPGLKDVANLSVLNANYVLSQLPEMFEQPFSRPCKHEALVTVRHATKSSGIKAFDVAKRLLDLGYHAPTIYFPLLVPECLLIEPTETESRESLDGFVAAMKQIAQETEDDPEGVKHSPSTLSTGRLDDAKAAREVNVCCQWHIPEREQSPDN, translated from the coding sequence ATGACGCAGATACTTCCAATGATCGATGAACGCAGCCGCGCCGGACGGCGTGGCTCGAGCCTGCCAGTGGCGGATGAAGCGACGCGACGCGCTGCGCGCGAGGCTATTCCCGAGCGCCACAAGCGGAAGAAGTCCGCCGTGCTGCCCGAGGTCTCTGAACTGGATGCGGTCCGGCATTTCACGCGTTTGTCTCAGCGCAACTTCTCCATCGACGGGCAGTTCTATCCGCTGGGCAGTTGCACGATGAAGTACAACCCCAAGGTCAACGACCAAGTCGCCAGCCTGGCGGGATTCCAGGGCCTGCACCCGCTGCAAATCGCGGACGATTGCCAGGGGACCCTGCGCCTGATGTTCGAGCTTCAGGAATTGCTGAAGCGCATCCTTGGAATGGCGGATGTCACACTGACGCCGGCCGCGGGCGCCCAGGGCGAATACACCGGCATGGCGATCATCAAGGAGTACCATCGTCGGAACGGCAATCTGGACCGGGACATCGTCCTGGTCCCGGACAGCGCACACGGGACCAACCCGGCAAGCGCGGCGCTGGCCGGATTCAAGGTCCGCACCGTGAAAAGCAACGCCGAGGGCCGCGTGGATCTGGATTCTCTGCGGGAATCCCTGGATGACAAGGTCGCGGCGATCATGCTGACCAACCCCAATACATGCGGGGTTTTCGAGCAGGATATCCTCGAGATCGCGAAACTGGTCCACGAAGCCGGTGGACTGTTGTATTACGATGGCGCGAATCTGAACGCGATCGTGGGCCGGGTTCGCCCCGGCGACATGGGATTCGACGTCGTACACATCAACCTTCACAAGACGTTCTCGACTCCGCATGGCGGCGGAGGGCCAGGCTCCGGGGCGGTCGGCGTGGCTCCGCTGCTTTCGGCCTACCTGCCCGATCCGCATGTCGAGCGGTGCGAAGATGGGACATTTGCGCTCTCCGACAGCGACCGCGAGCACTCGATCGGTCGAATGTTGGCCTTCCACGGCAATACCGGGGTTCTCTTGCGCGCGCTGGCTTACATCCTGGCGCAGGGCGGCCCGGGGCTGAAAGATGTCGCCAACCTCTCCGTTCTGAACGCCAACTACGTGCTGAGCCAACTGCCAGAGATGTTCGAGCAGCCCTTCTCGCGCCCCTGCAAGCACGAGGCCCTCGTCACGGTCCGCCACGCCACTAAATCGAGTGGGATCAAGGCGTTCGACGTCGCAAAGCGCCTTCTTGACCTGGGCTATCACGCGCCTACCATCTACTTCCCGCTACTGGTTCCGGAGTGCCTCTTGATCGAGCCGACGGAGACCGAGAGCCGTGAGTCGCTCGACGGATTTGTCGCTGCGATGAAGCAGATTGCACAGGAAACAGAGGACGATCCGGAGGGCGTGAAACACTCTCCCTCGACGCTTTCCACTGGCCGATTGGACGACGCCAAAGCGGCGCGCGAAGTCAATGTTTGCTGCCAGTGGCATATCCCCGAGCGAGAGCAGTCGCCCGACAACTAA
- the gcvPA gene encoding aminomethyl-transferring glycine dehydrogenase subunit GcvPA — protein MAYTPHTTADIEAMLAAIGVDSLDDLFSDVPPELIRKDMLELEPRSEFEVVRYFEKAAAENRTVDPGRLFLGAGAYQHYIPSAVRHLITRGEFMTCYTPYQAEVSQGTLQAIFEFQSHICALTGMDVANASMYDGASALAEAVLMAVRHTRRELVYLPKTIHPTYRTVVETYMREINVEVRHVDIEDGRGGYLKALDNPEPAAAVVIQTPNFFGVLEEAENARKLADATKGLLIAVCNPTALAAIEPPGAFGADIAVGEAQPLGIPLAFGGPYAGYFACKENLIRKMPGRIVGKTTDENGIEGFVLTLQTREQHIRREKATSNICTNQGLFALMATMYMTFVGRAGLEEVAETCVARAHQLVDGLERDTGASLLFPNEPFFHEAALKLPIPAEAFLDRMREDFGIVGGLDLGRFYPEMEDAVLVCATEMNTAEDVEAYIDAARQVLSQVMVS, from the coding sequence ATGGCTTACACACCCCATACAACGGCGGACATCGAAGCGATGCTCGCCGCAATCGGTGTTGATTCACTCGATGACCTGTTCAGCGACGTCCCGCCGGAGTTGATCCGCAAGGACATGCTGGAGCTGGAGCCGCGAAGCGAGTTCGAGGTCGTTCGGTACTTCGAGAAGGCCGCCGCGGAGAACCGCACGGTCGATCCCGGGCGGCTGTTCCTCGGCGCCGGGGCTTACCAGCACTACATCCCGTCCGCGGTCCGTCACCTGATCACGCGCGGCGAGTTCATGACCTGCTACACGCCGTATCAGGCAGAGGTCAGCCAGGGAACGCTGCAGGCCATCTTTGAATTCCAGTCGCACATTTGCGCGTTGACCGGGATGGACGTCGCCAACGCGTCCATGTACGACGGCGCGTCGGCCCTGGCCGAAGCGGTCCTGATGGCCGTGCGCCACACGCGGCGCGAGCTTGTCTATCTGCCGAAGACGATCCATCCGACGTATCGCACTGTCGTGGAAACGTACATGCGCGAGATCAACGTCGAGGTACGCCACGTCGATATCGAAGATGGACGCGGCGGCTATCTGAAGGCCTTGGATAATCCCGAACCGGCAGCGGCCGTCGTTATCCAGACACCGAATTTCTTCGGCGTGCTGGAGGAGGCCGAAAACGCGCGCAAGCTGGCCGATGCGACGAAGGGTCTGCTGATCGCGGTCTGCAACCCGACGGCGCTGGCCGCGATCGAGCCGCCCGGAGCCTTCGGAGCGGATATCGCGGTCGGCGAGGCCCAGCCCCTCGGCATTCCGCTGGCGTTTGGCGGTCCGTACGCCGGCTATTTCGCCTGCAAAGAGAACCTGATCCGGAAGATGCCCGGCCGAATTGTTGGCAAGACGACGGACGAAAACGGCATCGAAGGCTTCGTTCTGACCCTGCAGACTCGCGAACAGCACATTCGCCGCGAGAAGGCGACCTCCAACATCTGCACGAACCAGGGCCTGTTCGCTCTGATGGCGACGATGTACATGACCTTCGTCGGCCGGGCCGGGCTGGAAGAAGTCGCCGAAACCTGTGTGGCACGCGCTCATCAGTTGGTCGACGGGCTTGAGCGGGACACAGGTGCGAGCCTCCTCTTCCCGAACGAGCCATTCTTCCACGAGGCGGCGCTGAAGCTGCCGATCCCCGCCGAGGCTTTCCTCGATCGCATGCGCGAGGACTTCGGAATCGTTGGCGGCCTGGATCTTGGCCGTTTCTATCCGGAGATGGAGGACGCGGTCCTGGTTTGCGCGACGGAGATGAACACGGCCGAGGATGTCGAAGCGTACATCGACGCCGCCCGCCAGGTCTTGTCTCAAGTGATGGTTTCCTGA